One window of the Oncorhynchus mykiss isolate Arlee chromosome 5, USDA_OmykA_1.1, whole genome shotgun sequence genome contains the following:
- the LOC110523275 gene encoding tumor necrosis factor ligand superfamily member 15, whose translation MDKCARNSEIPHDTLISMAQQESVVLLLKHCQEMKRQESRLRLVTLFLVLGCAAVFVFTQRVNRDCNEKDSFKHAEYSRQQAIDRQEQNPKPNAHLTTSSRCNFVPEDYIQWEHRETGLVHMQNFTYDEEKHALVVPQGGRYYVYVGFNFRMPDKDKVSGEIHFISLKVQKFSNRYPKNCSIMEVKDSIPDNRRGARTVYTGQVVALEEGDLLRVSINEDNYELIDCSAETTMYIGAFLL comes from the exons ATGGATAAGTGCGCAAGGAATAGCGAGATTCCTCACGATACGTTGATTTCAATGGCGCAGCAAGAGTCTGTTGTTCTTTTGCTCAAACACTGTCAAGAAATGAAGCGACAGGAGAGTCGCTTGCGTCTTGTCACGTTATTCTTGGTTCTGGGTTGTGCAGCTGTATTTGTCTTTACGCAGCGTGTGAATAGAGACTGTAATGAGAAG GATTCATTCAAACATGCAGAATACTCACGACAGCAAGCTATAG ATCGTCAAGAACAGAACCCGAAGCCAAACGCTCACCTGACAA CATCATCAAGGTGCAACTTCGTGCCTGAAGATTACATCCAATGGGAACACCGGGAAACTGGCTTGGTGCACATGCAAAATTTCACCTATGATGAGGAGAAGCATGCTCTGGTTGTCCCTCAGGGAGGCCGATACTATGTCTACGTGGGGTTCAACTTTCGAATGCCGGATAAAGACAAGGTATCTGGCGAGATCCATTTTATTAGCCTGAAAGTCCAGAAATTCTCCAATAGATACCCAAAAAATTGCTCTATCATGGAAGTCAAGGATAGCATACCAGATAATAGGAGAGGAGCGAGGACTGTGTACACGGGACAGGTGGTTGCTCTGGAGGAAGGGGACCTCCTGAGGGTGTCCATTAATGAAGACAATTATGAACTGATTGACTGTTCAGCAGAGACTACCATGTATATTGGTGCTTTTCTCCTCTAG